From Cotesia glomerata isolate CgM1 linkage group LG2, MPM_Cglom_v2.3, whole genome shotgun sequence, a single genomic window includes:
- the LOC123258501 gene encoding probable ATP-dependent RNA helicase DHX34 translates to MSSSKYRDHNKSRDSKKRYSSDQLSSHSESKRHKNDYDSNKSEKLKNEEDYIKLQSSNEDNDSFSFCNYKYELNKVFTAHNKLVQDTEDFWSFVKKYEAIETKLGNKNSSDPPKIELNSFGVPAHYHKNHCINIRINIKFGELFVRVPQIKELNNNRLLKFKDIILLYLNFKQKEKFNKLKKLRETQKNLPVANYRDEIVTAVKEEKVVIIAGDTGCGKSTQVPQYLYSAGFNNIACTEPRRIACISLAKRVAFEALTENSNEVGYQIRFEKQKNQHTKILFITEGLLLRQVSEETGLTQYDVVVLDEVHERHLHGDFLLGIMKCLIHQRPDLKLVLMSATINIQLFSNYFANEDVKVIQVPGRLYSIQLLYRPIGIEDVKSKRERFNPSPYVQIMQMIDQKYPSTEKGDLLIFLSGMSEITTVVEAAKEYSQKKNNWIILPLHSSLSLAEQDKVFDYPPDGVRKCIISTNIAETSITIDGIRFVADSGKVKEMSYDPTCKMQRLKEFWISKASAEQRKGRAGRTGPGVCYRVYSEEEYTALEKYSVPEIQRVPLDSLLLQMIAMGLPDARKFPFIEPPPSQSIENSILSLKEHGALMEKEKLTCVGKTLSKLPVDITMGKMLIMGSIFDQVEPVLSLAAALSTQNPFTNRAYKDTECEASRKKIESDHGDPITLLNAFREWLEIKQESSHESRGGGNNSRKWCKRRGLEEQRFYEMIKLRSQFKDLLNDCNLLKKFPEIISSMSSTERTMRHREIKILKSLKKTYKETAPRKRKQLKVDQFNLQLEDNNEDDDGIDIKDVEFRMKNDYSQVQNLLNASSACSYKDLTMLKIILCSGLYPQFAVGDEFNYCKSMNEQLFHTKAKPFVALHPMSFFGNHPQLLQLEEPDIVNIPGFKSKTPLSPKHQLLTYVSLLETTKPYLVNTLRMPAAQTLLLFAQEIDTNSIFSLIICDCWLLFEFPIPDSGQNLLIRATKIRQKWDYLLTKRLEKSSITVKKNDDEDTEEDTRQIEIELSREIIEFMHTTVPYTVKRLLAADLKTLYVGRGENDKIVEPNPFQDDFPCVLNPSKGGVKLTNNITYNCLMENEWSDKLAVEMLDMPWKCPHCEIEIIFSSIEKLQHQKICKQSNKSEKITDTRTPVVKKSNCKTYECSVCEKTFHLTPVEILKHKKKHVTVQ, encoded by the exons atgagtAGTTCAAAATATCGTGATCATAATAAATCTCGGGATTCAAAAAAACGTTACTCTAGTGATCAGCTGTCTAGCCATTCAGAAAGTAAACGTCACAAAAATGATTATGACAGCaataaatctgaaaaattaaaaaatgaggaAGACTATATAAAATTACAGTCAAGTAATGAAGATAATGATAGTTTTtcattttgtaattataaatatgaattaaataaagtatttaCTGCTCATAATAAGTTGGTACAAGATACTGAAGATTTTTGGAGTTTCGTTAAAAAATACGAAGCAATTGAAACAAAACtaggaaataaaaatagcaGCGATCCaccaaaaatagaattaaattcGTTTGGTGTACCTGCACACTATCATAAAAATCACTGCATTAATAtcagaataaatattaaattcggAGAACTATTTGTACGAGTGCCTCAAATCAAAGAGCTGAATAATAATCGATTACTTAAgtttaaagatattattttactgtatctgaattttaaacaaaaagaaaaatttaataagttaaaaaagttaCGAGAGACTCAAAAAAACTTACCAGTAGCCAACTATAGAGATGAAATAGTAACCGCTGTCAAGGAAGAAAAAGTTGTAATAATTGCTGGTGACACAGGATGTGGTAAATCAACTCAAGTAccacaatatttatattcagcGGGTTTTAATAACATTGCATGTACGGAACCTCGACGAATTGCATGTATATCACTCGCAAAACGTGTTGCCTTCGAAGCATTGACTGAGAATTCCAATGAAGTCGGGTATCAGATACGTttcgaaaaacaaaaaaaccagcatactaaaattttatttatcactgAAGGATTATTATTGAGGCAGGTTTCCGAAGAAACTGGTCTTACGCAGTACGACGTAGTGGTTCTTGATGAAGTTCATGAGCGGCATTTGCATGGAGATTTTTTGTTAGGAATTATGAAATGTCTAATACATCAACGCCCGGACTTGAAATTAGTTCTGATGTCTGCGACTATtaatatacaattatttagtaattattttgctAATGAAGATGTTAAAGTTATTCAAGTACCAGGCAGACTTTATTCCATTCAATTATTGTACCGGCCCATTGGTATTGAGGATGTTAAATCTAAACGTGAACGATTCAATCCTAGTCCTTACGTGCAAATCATGCAGATGATTGATCAAAAATATCCAA gtACAGAAAAAggtgatttattaatttttctcagtGGTATGAGTGAAATAACAACGGTAGTCGAGGCTGCTAAAGAATACagtcaaaagaaaaataattggaTCATTTTACCTCTGCACAGTAGTCTATCGCTCGCCGAACAAGATAAGGTATTTGATTATCCTCCAGACGGTGTACGTAAATGTATAATTTCTACAAACATTGCTGAGACGTCGATAACAATTGATGGTATTAGATTTGTCGCTGACAGTGGAAAGGTAAAAGAAATGAGTTACGATCCTACCTGTAAAATGCAGCGGCTCAAAGAGTTTTGGATAAGCAAAGCAAGCGCTGAGCAACGGAAAGGTCGTGCTGGTAGAACTGGCCCAGGAGTTTGTTATAGAGTTTATTCTGAAGAAGAGTACACGGCGTTAGAAAAGTACTCAGTACCTGAAATTCAAAGAGTTCCGCTtgattctttattattacagATGATAGCAATGGGTTTGCCAGATGCAAGGAAATTTCCGTTCATTGAACCACCACCGTCACAAAGtattgaaaattcaattttgtcGTTAAAAGAACACGGCGCTCTTATGGAGAAAGAAAAACTTACATGTGTTGGTAAAACACTGTCCAAACTTCCTGTTGACATTACCATGGGAAAAATGTTGATAATGGGGTCTATTTTTGATCAAGTCGAACCTGTATTATCACTTGCTGCAGCTTTGAGTACCCAAAATCCGTTTACTAATCGTGCTTACAAAGACACTGAATGTGAAGCATCAAGAAAGAAGATCGAATCTGATCATGGTGATCCAATTACGCTGCTCAACGCATTTCGTGAATGGTTGGAAATAAAACAGGAAAGTAGTCATGAGTCTAGAGGTGGTGGAAATAATAGTCGTAAGTGGTGCAAAAGACGAGGACTCGAGGAGCAAAGATTTtatgaaatgattaaattacgCTCTCAGTTTAAAGATTTGTTAAATGActgtaatttacttaaaaaatttccggaAATAATTTCGTCGATGTCGAGTACAGAAAGAACGATGCGACATAGAgaaataaagattttgaaGTCATTAAAAAAGACTTATAAAGAAACGGCGCCCAGAAAACGCAAACAACTTAAAGttgatcaatttaatttacaattggaGGATAATAATGAGGACGACGATGGAATTGATATTAAAGATGTTGAATTTCGTATGAAAAATGATTACTCACAAGTACAAAATTTACTCAACGCTAGTTCAGCTTGCAGttataaagatttgacaatgttgaaaataattttatgcaGTGGGTTGTATCCGCAATTCGCTGTTGGTGATGAATTCAATTACTGTAAATCTATGAATGAACAATTATTTCACACGAAAGCTAAACCATTCGTAGCACTTCATCCGATGAGTTTTTTTGGAAATCATCCACAATTATTGCAATTAGAAGAGCCAGATATTGTTAATATACCTGGTTTCAAATCTAAGACACCGTTAAGTCCAAAACACCAATTACTTACTTACGTATCACTTTTAGAAACAACAAAACCTTACCTTGTGAATACCTTGAGGATGCCAGCCGCTCAAACTTTACTacttttcgctcaagaaattGATACGAATTCTATATTTTCCTTAATTATTTGTGATTGTTGGCTACTATTTGAATTTCCAATACCAGACAGTGGACAAAATTTACTAATAAGAGCCACGAAAATCAGACAAAAGTGGGATTATCTCTTGACAAAACGATTGGAAAAATCGTCTATAACTGTGAAGAAGAATGACGATGAAGATACAGAAGAAGATACGCGTCAAATAGAAATAGAATTATCACgtgaaataattgaatttatgcACACGACTGTGCCTTACACGGTTAAAAGATTATTAGCTGCCGATTTAAAGACGCTTTATGTTGGTAGAggtgaaaatgataaaatagttGAGCCTAATCCATTCCAAGATGATTTCCCCTGTGTTTTGAATCCATCTAAAGGCGGAGTTAAacttacaaataatattacCTATAATTGTCTGATGGAAAATGAATGGAGTGATAAATTAGCTGTCGAGATGCTAGACATGCCTTGGAAGTGTCCTCATTGTgagattgaaattattttttctagcattgaaaaattacaacatcaaaaaatatgtaaacaATCAAacaaaagtgaaaaaattactgatACAAGAACACCTGTGGTTAAAAAATCCAACTGTAAAACTTACGAATGTTCTGTGTGTGAAAAAACTTTTCATCTTACACCCgtagaaatattaaaacataaaaaaaaacatgttactgtacaataa
- the LOC123258507 gene encoding GPI mannosyltransferase 2: MMYDPRKKVLWFSIVSRLVLILLQLIFNLLCPDHNADAFTSPINPNDSVTIYDKLITILFGGLTRWDAQYFIHIARYGYTYENTLAFFPLYPISVRYVARLLKKILFVFNDNSVILIAAVIINLFCFIKSSIIFYDLSKKVLGNTIIAYKASILYCINPASIFFTSTYSESMFAYLTFYSMIAAINNNRFVCLPIGLSGIVRSNGIVNIGYPLYYWIQDLFHTSLPKVISEYRKPSMQSGLLIELLNFFSSLLWIFNTILLSLVPFVLLQIYNYIVFCTERVNATQVVPAHVINYGMINNLIMPGKNKSPWCTKMIPIAYTYVQEKYWSVGLFKYYEIKQIPNFCLAIPILYIMLRCIIEYFRENKQQLYKLKFLDSNNYESITRKKRYPLQMFPFIIHGLFLTIFCILFVHIQVSTRLLGSASPLLYWFCANLMSHRIRNSDKDFYENSTNAFSRWKIFFMSQKRYSKRDKLILIYFLGYTTIGTFMYSNFLPWT; encoded by the coding sequence ATGATGTATGACCctagaaaaaaagtattgtgGTTTTCAATAGTAAGTCGTTTAgtgttaatattattacaattaatatttaatttgttgtGCCCTGATCATAATGCAGATGCATTTACTAGTCCGATAAATCCAAATGATAGTGTAACaatatatgataaattaataacgatACTATTTGGTGGCTTAACTAGATGGGATGCgcaatattttatacatatcgCTAGATATGGTTACACGTACGAAAATACACTTGCATTTTTTCCATTATATCCAATTTCAGTTAGATATGTAGCTagattattgaagaaaattttatttgtatttaatgataatagtGTTATACTGATAGCTGCagtgattattaatttattttgtttcattaagtcgtcaattattttctatgaTCTCAGTAAAAAAGTACTTGGTAATACAATAATAGCTTACAAAGCGTCAATATTGTACTGCATTAATCCAgcgagtattttttttacatcaacATACTCAGAATCAATGTTTGCATATTTGACATTTTACAGTATGATTGCCgctattaataacaatagatTTGTATGTTTACCTATTGGTCTTTCTGGTATTGTTAGATCTAATGGTATAGTTAATATTGGATATCCACTGTATTATTGGATACAAGATTTATTTCATACAAGTTTACCAAAAGTTATTTCAGAATATCGTAAGCCGTCAATGCAATCTGGATTGcttattgaattattgaattttttttcaagcttactttggatatttaatacaatattatTGTCATTAGTGCCATTTGTGTTACTacaaatttacaattatattgttttttgCACTGAACGAGTTAATGCAACACAAGTAGTACCTGCTCATGTTATTAATTATggtatgataaataatttgataatgCCAGGTAAAAATAAGTCACCATGGTGTACAAAAATGATACCAATAGCTTACACGTATGTACAAGAAAAATATTGGAGTGTCGGTTTGTTTAAGTACTATGAAATCAAACAAATACCTAATTTTTGTTTAGCGATACCTATTTTATACATCATGTTACGATgcattattgaatattttcgtGAAAATAAGCAacaattgtataaattaaaatttttggatagtaataattatgaaagtaTTACGCGTAAAAAACGTTATCCGCTACAAATGTTTCCATTTATTATTCATGgactatttttaacaatattctGCATTTTGTTTGTTCATATTCAAGTTAGTACTAGATTATTGGGTTCAGCTAGTCCACTATTGTACTGGTTTTGTGCAAATTTAATGTCACATAGGATTAGGAATAGtgataaagatttttatgaaaattccaCTAATGCATTTTCAcgttggaaaatattttttatgtcacAAAAAAGATATTCAAAACGtgataaattgatattaatttactttttaggATACACAACGATAGGAACTTTTatgtattcaaattttttaccatggacttga